In Vibrio sp. JC009, a single window of DNA contains:
- a CDS encoding methylglyoxal synthase: MKITTRTLPAHKHIALVAHDRCKPELLRWVKENKEKLQGHFLYATGTTGNMLSKETGLAIKSMISGPMGGDQQIGALISEGKIDMLIFFWDPLNSAPHDPDVKALLRIASVWNIPVAPNRASAKFLFESMLLDQEVDIEIPDYDAYLAERL; this comes from the coding sequence ATGAAGATTACAACCAGAACATTACCTGCCCACAAACATATCGCTTTAGTTGCGCACGATCGCTGTAAGCCAGAACTACTGCGCTGGGTTAAAGAAAACAAAGAGAAGCTGCAGGGCCATTTCCTCTATGCGACAGGTACAACCGGTAACATGCTGAGCAAAGAAACCGGACTGGCAATCAAAAGCATGATCAGCGGCCCGATGGGTGGTGACCAGCAGATCGGCGCACTTATCTCTGAAGGCAAAATCGATATGCTGATTTTCTTCTGGGACCCGCTTAACTCCGCGCCGCACGACCCGGATGTAAAAGCCCTGCTACGAATCGCAAGTGTGTGGAATATCCCGGTGGCGCCAAACAGAGCATCGGCTAAGTTCCTGTTTGAATCCATGCTGCTTGACCAGGAAGTGGATATCGAAATTCCCGACTACGATGCCTATCTGGCAGAACGTTTATAA
- the torT gene encoding TMAO reductase system periplasmic protein TorT, translating into MNVKRVINTLSALALAVLSSQAYAYVGPKVCTIYPHLKDSYWLSVNYGMVEEARSHGYKLKVLEAGGYPNLNKQRQQLVDCYHWGADAIILGTVDPTGYVNQINKLIGDTPLFATVNRLSVGIKDRPQFYGEVGVDWYWMGYNAGKYLADKHPAGSGTVKVARLLGPRYTGGTKPATQGFDDAIDGSDVLVVSKFWGDNDKEIQRNLVQKVLEQPDIDYIVGGAVSIEAAISELKGRKVGLISTYLSHGVYRGLLRNKVQFASTDKMVLQGRYSMQQVASYFEDNAYDQKLGPVIEPLTPENVREASIEDSLSPLGYRPIFSVNE; encoded by the coding sequence ATGAATGTAAAAAGAGTGATAAATACCCTTTCCGCACTGGCTCTGGCCGTACTCAGCAGCCAGGCATATGCCTATGTCGGGCCTAAGGTTTGTACAATTTATCCTCACCTTAAGGATTCCTACTGGCTGTCGGTTAACTACGGTATGGTGGAAGAGGCCAGAAGCCATGGTTATAAGCTTAAGGTTCTTGAAGCCGGCGGATACCCAAACCTGAATAAACAGAGGCAGCAGCTTGTCGACTGCTATCACTGGGGAGCGGATGCCATTATTCTTGGAACGGTTGATCCAACCGGATACGTAAATCAAATCAATAAGCTGATTGGTGATACCCCTCTTTTTGCCACAGTCAACAGGCTGAGTGTCGGAATAAAAGACCGTCCTCAGTTTTACGGAGAAGTCGGTGTTGACTGGTACTGGATGGGCTACAATGCCGGGAAATATCTGGCTGACAAACACCCGGCCGGAAGCGGAACTGTCAAAGTAGCCAGACTGCTTGGCCCGCGCTATACGGGTGGCACTAAACCTGCGACACAGGGCTTTGATGATGCCATTGACGGCTCTGATGTACTCGTCGTCAGCAAATTCTGGGGCGATAACGACAAAGAGATCCAGCGAAACCTGGTGCAGAAAGTGCTGGAGCAGCCAGACATTGACTATATCGTCGGCGGGGCGGTTTCCATTGAAGCGGCGATTAGCGAGCTGAAAGGCCGTAAAGTAGGGCTGATTTCCACTTACTTAAGTCATGGTGTATACCGGGGACTACTGCGTAACAAAGTTCAGTTTGCCTCTACCGATAAAATGGTGCTGCAGGGAAGATATTCCATGCAGCAGGTCGCCAGCTATTTTGAAGATAACGCGTACGATCAGAAGCTGGGGCCTGTTATTGAACCCCTTACCCCGGAGAACGTACGTGAAGCAAGTATTGAAGATTCACTTTCACCCCTGGGTTACAGACCCATCTTCAGTGTAAATGAATAA